A genomic stretch from Apis cerana isolate GH-2021 linkage group LG7, AcerK_1.0, whole genome shotgun sequence includes:
- the LOC107999310 gene encoding glomulin has protein sequence MTELQEDFTKTFIKKLTNNLKENKFKEVLNLFEDSKYDDIIKDSSWDIVPIVASHLTAENIKCNEDLIECCKSILNTIVEKCNPSETVLELLEQIEGPEDVIKFSIILSILTKCLSKMKDKTKAIEWCISTIRSYIESLSIPEKGSQNYIAIINKIKNAYDAVILFLEPLINESKLQNSEKYIILRDYLASILIFLMGKPLYYLEEKEVESCLNQSLPERIVILTSHITGDLLWLLNIVSVRNKRINSRKKNMEVNNFNLKITLFELSENISDLAYANFYFYVITKIHLWERVPQVYDMQYIFQACIYFIIKLLQEQESVTKGLNFMDHLLMRMTKYSLTLPLLELNVYFELFNVLTKVMIYCNSNKERKKALNIFQNYIDMFDMQARYFIVLHLYQTSEHSGLLSLTTGIVKTSIIECLQETPHLPYFLGSNLETLIKLACKLHHGSASDLVELSDEIITSLNLLRFLFIKDKQNQTGIWNLVNKLQNDYLKPLREGLDLCRAHWKVKIKDLEEQKKIHKIIENIELEKSGTEIILNVGGEKLPAMPISEKISFCNQAINGLDVMESILIRVNECIDNNSFK, from the coding sequence ATGACAGAACTACAAGAAGATTttacaaaaacatttattaaaaaattaacaaacaatttaaaagaaaataaatttaaagaagttTTGAATCTCTTTGAGGATAGTAAAtatgatgatattattaaagattcttCATGGGATATTGTTCCAATTGTAGCATCGCATCTTACtgcagaaaatataaaatgcaatgaagatttaattgaatgttgtaaatcaattttaaatactatagTAGAAAAATGTAATCCTTCTGAGACAGTATTAGAACTATTAGAACAAATAGAAGGTCCAGaggatgtaataaaattttctataattttaagtatacTTACTAAATGTCTTTCTAAGATGAAGGATAAAACGAAGGCAATAGAATGGTGTATTAGTACAATAAGATCTTATATTGAAAGTCTATCTATACCAGAAAAAGGATCACAAAACTATAttgctattataaataaaataaaaaatgcttaTGATgcagttatattatttttagaaccattaataaatgaatcaaaGTTACagaattcagaaaaatatattatattaagagaTTATTTAGCtagcattttaatttttttaatgggaaagccattatattatttagaagagaaagaagtagAATCTTGTTTAAATCAATCTTTACCTGAAAGAATTGTTATACTTACAAGTCATATAACTGGAGATTTACTATggcttttaaatattgtaagtgTACGaaataaaaggattaattccaggaaaaagaatatggaagtaaacaattttaatcttaaaataacacTTTTTGAATTAAGTGAAAATATATCAGATTTGGCATATGCtaacttttacttttatgttataacaaaaattcatttgtggGAAAGGGTGCCACAGGTATAtgatatgcaatatatttttcaagcatgcatatattttattattaaattactacaAGAACAAGAAAGTGTTACAAaaggtttaaattttatggatCATCTTTTAATGAGAATgacaaaatattctttaacatTACCATTATTAGAATTGAATGTATACTTTGAGTTGTTTAATGTACTTACAAAAGTAATGATTTATTGCAATAGtaataaagaaaggaaaaaggctttaaatatatttcaaaactatATTGATATGTTTGACATGCAAGCTAggtattttattgttttgcaCTTATATCAAACTAGTGAGCATTCGGGTTTACTTAGTTTAACTACTGGAATAGTTAAAACTTCTATTATTGAATGTCTTCAGGAAACACCTCATCTACCATATTTTCTTGGTAGTAATTTGGAAACTTTAATCAAATTAGCTTGTAAATTACATCATGGTAGTGCATCTGATTTGGTGGAATTATCtgatgaaataattacaagtttaaatttgttgagatttctatttataaaagataaacaaaATCAAACTGGTATTTGGAACTTAGTAAATAAACtacaaaatgattatttaaaaccaTTAAGAGAAGGATTAGATTTATGTAGAGCACAttggaaagtaaaaataaaagatttagaagaacaaaagaaaattcataaaataattgaaaatatagaattagaaaaaagtggtacagaaataatattaaatgttggTGGTGAAAAATTACCTGCAATGcctatttcagaaaaaatttcattttgtaatcAAGCAATAAATGGTCTTGATGTGATGGAAAGCATTTTAATTAGAGTCAATGAatgtattgataataattcttttaaatga
- the LOC107999314 gene encoding uncharacterized protein LOC107999314 isoform X1, with product MSIDKCIKLEMENSGESGDDGGPLGPTAFLGGGGVSASYISVQSDDMEDDPENTDDSNHGASDPLQGAGSGSVGGPLREQDRFLPIANVAKIMKRAIPEAGKIAKDARECVQECVSEFISFITSEASDRCHMEKRKTINGEDILFAMTTLGFDNYVEPLKVYLQKYREATKGDNPGNVPTTGNGKTEPQGTIYEDQLFAIAATASSATTSDTPVIYSYTSTDQMQFQLS from the exons ATGTCTATTGATAAG TGTATCAAATTGGAGATGGAAAATAGTGGTGAAAGTGGTGACGATGGAGGACCTTTAGGTCCGACTGCGTTTCTTGGAGGAGGTGGTGTTTCTGCATCGTATATCAGTGTACAGTCTGACGATATGGAAG atgatCCTGAAAATACAGATGATTCAAATCATGGGGCAAGTGATCCTTTGCAAGGAGCTGGAAGTGGCAGTGTTGGAGGGCCTCTTCGTGAACAAGATCGATTCCTTCCAATAGCAAATGTagcaaaaattatgaaaagagCAATACCAGAAGCGGGAAAAATAGCAAAAGATGCACGCGAATGTGTTCAAGAATGTGTATccgaatttatatcttttatcacATCAGAAGCAAGTGATCGATGTCATatggaaaaacgaaaaactATTAATGGTGAAGATATTCTATTTGCTATGACAACTCTTGGTTTTGACAATTATGTAGAACCACTAAAAGTATATCTACAAAAATATAGAGAAGCAACAAAAGGAGACAATCCAGGTAATGTTCCAACAACAGGCAATGGAAAAACTGAACCACAAGGAACTATATACGAAGATCAATTATTTGCTATTGCTGCAACTGCATCTAGTGCTACCACTTCTGATACACCTGTTATATATAGTTACACTTCCACTGATCAAATGCAATTTCAACTTTCTTGA
- the LOC107999311 gene encoding uncharacterized protein LOC107999311 yields the protein MISQTSEEFIMTAPTNTTKISNQDLKPQKLNARTFDFLWWRDSRRKNVLKKEGNQKKKEDLIEVKIIESKAKNTFFHKTSFDFFKNIKKHMQIKKLTHKSKQRTKEVETSSLQNDTNYDPSAIQNNKSTISIEENNVSELKCENIVKNSDILNSNETLTDMDIEISQNQHTSEDLNKIIKDYRNIEKLEDINEQITNKFQTDINHENISNIFRSCSNNKIEQLESRTIIENNAITHQVERIIESTEINKNNDNKIKASLTEELLKLSNYGWYWGPISGNEADAKLLSEPDGAFLVRDSSDDRYVLTLSFKSSGKLLHARMEHSGGLFSLCNQSESEGFSSVADLIDYSMNFSQSAVFCYSRPKYPGHPSFPVRLTKPVSRFTQVRSLQYLCRFVIRQNTRLDNIHKLPLPKTIKGYIEEAHY from the exons ATGATAAGTCAAACGTCAGAGGAATTTATCATGACTGCACCAAcaaatacaacaaaaatatcaaatcaagACTTGAAACCACAGAAGTTAAACGCTAGAACATTTGATTTTCTTTGGTGGCGTGATTCACGACGTAAGAACGtattaaaaaaggaagggaaccaaaagaaaaaagaagatttgatAGAagtaaaaatcattgaaagtaaagcaaaaaatacattttttcataaaacatctttcgatttttttaagaatattaagaaaCATATGCAAATCAAAAAGTTGACACATAAATCAAAGCAAAGA acGAAAGAAGTTGAAACATCTAGCCTACAAAATGATACGAATTATGATCCATCAGCAATTCAAAACAATAAATCTACAATTtctatagaagaaaataatgtatctgaattaaaatgtgaaaacattgttaaaaattcagaTATTCTAAACAGCAATGAAACTTTAACAGATATGGATATAGaaatatcacaaaatcaaCATACTTcagaagatttaaataaaattataaaagattatagaaatattgaaaaattagaagatattAATGAACAAATTACTAATAAGTTCCAAACAGATAttaatcatgaaaatatttctaacataTTTCGATCATGctccaataataaaatagaacaatTAGAATCGAgaacaataatagaaaataatgcaataacaCATCAAGTTGAAAGAATTATAGAAAGtacagaaattaataaaaataatgataataaaataaaagcaagTCTTACAGAAGAGTTGcttaaattaagtaattatggATGGTATTGGGGTCCAATATCAGGAAATGAAGCTGATGCCAAACTTTTATCTGAACCAGATGGTGCATTTTTAGTAAGGGATTCTTCAGATGAcag ATATGTCCTAACACTTAGCTTTAAATCATCTGGCAAGTTACTTCATGCTCGTATGGAACATAGTGGtggtttattttctttatgcaACCAAAGTGAAAGCGAAGGATTTAGTTCAGTAGctgatttaattgattattcaatgaattttagTCAGTCTGCAGTCTTTTGCTATTCACGACCTAAGTATCCTGGTCATCCATCTTTTCCAGTTAGATTAACAAAGCCAGTAAGCAGATTTACCCAAGTTCGAAGTTTGCAATATCTTTGTCGTTTTGTTATACGTCAAAATACTAGATTAGATAATATTCATAAGTTGCCTTTACCAAAAACAATCAAAGGTTATATTGAAGAAGCACACTATTAA
- the LOC107999309 gene encoding G patch domain-containing protein 1 homolog, with protein sequence MSDSEDENYVTFGVPLDPLDEDNLPRKKPMTIEDQYAYDAQGRRRFHGAFTGGFSAGYFNTVGTRDGWRPQQFKSSRSSKAESITQRPEDFMDEEDTSEFGIAPTGIRATEDYVDHGQRGTKRERPIYDSNGPIPGTPVLKELLKPVKETVGIMLLKKMGWKPGQGIGSRLTKKEKAKIKKRNERMKNIQQISKKTSSENSSEDSEDDYENVTFAPDDYEPFRCNPKDNYFGIGYSGLDRRTILSGHVNLFDTPAFNMQDKNKKLSIHGQAFGVGAFEADDDDIYEREDMSRYDFSLAPERKSKTRWSDDNSKNLSSNCLEGFILAKDKLKLKTIFQPPVLPKDFVPVHIIRKSRFYPPIENVHRAIENGKRKDLTAADRAKILEDTCSVKKPSEIYPNSVPSVASNIISKTLNLHGKQQIEERQKEKNQGCKLAISWMEKLNVQSFVKGGIIGPGKDLEKNLKELKEFKDSSTSEQTNTNTNELDKNNSIKNSNMKSFFSDPDKQRRFEQYLVFIRQGEKNKLESIQSLSMTEWDREHERVEFEQAIKLVDQPTYDHVENKCDSKNIDVSTTFNQEDEMKQAVKMKMFGKLTRERIEWKPASIVCKRFNIPEPKIGCAPEIQKKSRKFSIFDSFDWNNSTKFLRASKESNEIDISPKDKNIINNTNLNVKTNDNKSFDNDQTFEPISEKMRNFEVSYEKVFGKEMPETSSKMLENEQNVDDKSDAKRVTEITDQQDKDQKEINSAINITLKSTSKEKKDLFKAIFLSSSEESDSELEESVDSEAVKSVLIGKVPSEINLNRNTSPPRGIFAKVDLDSLVTNSRSSIQSNEGINKEENINTTNSELEIKSKQDDNKLNSETQLLSDMYGPALPSRLLKNKNEVPEASSSQFSKPIFKSVVIPKPKMDSKISGVWIEREKMKKTKKEKKKHKHKEHKSSKHKRKSKKEKRDS encoded by the exons ATGAGTGATTCTGAGGATGAAAATTATGTTACATTTGGAGTACCTCTTGATCCATTAGACGaag ATAATTTACCAAGAAAAAAACCAATGACAATTGAAGATCAATATGCATATGATGCACAAGGAAGACGTAGATTTCATGGTGCATTTACAGGTGGTTTTTCTGCtggatattttaatacagTAGGCACAAGAGATGGTTGGAGACCACAACAATTCAAATCTTCTAGAAGTAGTAAAGCAGAAAGTATAACGCAGCGTCCAGAAGATTTTATGGATGAAGAAGATACAAGTGAATTTGGAATTGCACCTACAGGAATTCGTGCTACAGAGGATTATGTTGATCATGGTCAAAGAGGAACAAAACGTGAGAGACCTATTTATGATAGCAATGGTCCTATTCCTGGCACTCCAGTAttaaaagaacttttaaaacCTGTAAA AGAAACAGTTggaattatgttattaaaaaaaatgggaTGGAAACCAGGACAAGGTATAGGATCAAGACTtacaaaaaaggagaaagctaaaattaaaaaaagaaatgaaagaatgaaaaatatacaacaaaTATCTAAAAAGACAAGCTCAGAAAATAGTTCTGAGGATTCAGAAGATGATTATGAGAATGTTACATTTGCACCTGATGACTATGAACCATTtag atGTAAtccaaaagataattattttggtaTAGGATACAGTGGTTTAGACAGAAGAACAATATTATCTGgtcatgtaaatttatttgatactcCAGCATTTAATATGcaagacaaaaataaaaaattgtcaatacATGGACAAGCATTTGGAGTTGGTGCATTCGAAgctgatgatgatgatatatatgaaagaGAAGATATGTCACGTTACGATTTTTCTCTAGCTCCAGAACGGAAATCCAAGACAAGATGGTCTgatgataattcaaaaaatttaagtagTAATTGTTTAGAAGGTTTTATATTagcaaaagataaattaaaactaaaaacaatttttcaacctCCAGTATTACCAAAGGATTTTGTACCAGTgcatataattagaaaaagtcGATTTTATCCTCCAATTGAAAATGTTCATCGTGCAATTGAGAATGGAAAGCGAAAAGATTTAACAGCTGCGGACAGAGCTAAAATATTGGAAGATACTTGTAGTGTGAAAAAACCATCTGAAATATATCCAAATTCAGTACCATCAGTTGCttccaatattatttctaaaacgtTAAATTTACACGGAAAACAACAAATTGAAGAAagacagaaagaaaaaaatcaaggaTGTAAACTAGCTATTTCatggatggaaaaattaaatgtacaaAGTTTTGTTAAAGGAGGTATTATTGGTCCTGGTAAagatttagagaaaaatttgaaagaattaaaagaatttaaagattcATCAACTTCTGAacaaacaaatacaaatactaATGagttagataaaaataattctataaaaaatagcaacatgaaatcttttttttctgatcCTGATAAACAAAGACGTTTTGAacaatatttagtttttataagacagggagaaaaaaataagcttGAAAGTATACAATCATTATCTATGACAGAATGGGATAGAGAACATGAACGAGTTGAATTTGAACAAGCAATTAAATTAGTTGATCAACCAACGTATGATcatgttgaaaataaatgtgattccaaaaatatagatGTTTCTACAACATTTAATCAGGAAGATGAAATGAAACAAgctgtaaaaatgaaaatgtttggAAAATTAACTCGAGAGCGCATAGAATGGAAACCAGCAAGCATAGTATGTAAAAGATTTAACATTCCTGAACCAAAAATCGGTTGTGCCCCTGAGATTcagaaaaaatcaagaaagttttcaatttttgattcttttgatTGGAATAattctacaaaatttttacgagCATCGAAAGAATCAAACGAAATTGATATATCGCCAAAAGATAAAAACATCATTAACAATACAAACTTGAATGTTAAgacaaatgataataaatcttttgataATGATCAAACTTTCGAACCTATATcagaaaaaatgagaaacttTGAAGTTTCTTATGAAAAAgtttttggaaaagaaatgCCAGAAACATCTTCCAAAATGTtagaaaatgaacaaaatgtaGATGATAAATCTGACGCAAAAAGAGTAACAGAGATTACAGATCAACAAGATAAAGatcagaaagaaataaattctgcaataaatattacctTAAAAAGTAcatcaaaagaaaagaaagatctaTTTAAGGCAATTTTTTTAAGCAGTAGTGAAGAATCGGATTCCGAATTAGAAGAAAGTGTAGATAGCGAGGCTGTAAAGTCTGTTTTAATTGGTAAAGTTCCAAgcgaaataaatctaaatagaaATACTTCTCCACCAAGGGGAATTTTTGCAAAAGTTGATCTTGATAGTTTAGTCACTAATTCAAGAAGTAGTATACAATCAAATGaaggaattaataaagaagaaaatataaatacaacaaattccgaattagaaattaaatcgaaacaagatgataataaattaaattcagaaaCTCAATTATTATCTGATATGTATGGACCTGCTCTTCCTTCAAGattactgaaaaataaaaacgaagtaCCAGAAGCATCCAGttcacaattttcaaaacctatatttaaaagtgtTGTAATACCAAAACCCAAAATGGACTCAAAAATTTCTGGTGTATGGATAGAacgagaaaaaatgaaaaaaacaaagaaagagaagaaaaaacataaaCACAAAGAACATAAAAGTTCGAAACATaaacgaaaatcgaaaaaagaaaagcgtgATTCGTGA
- the LOC107999314 gene encoding uncharacterized protein LOC107999314 isoform X2 gives MPKNCIKLEMENSGESGDDGGPLGPTAFLGGGGVSASYISVQSDDMEDDPENTDDSNHGASDPLQGAGSGSVGGPLREQDRFLPIANVAKIMKRAIPEAGKIAKDARECVQECVSEFISFITSEASDRCHMEKRKTINGEDILFAMTTLGFDNYVEPLKVYLQKYREATKGDNPGNVPTTGNGKTEPQGTIYEDQLFAIAATASSATTSDTPVIYSYTSTDQMQFQLS, from the exons ATgccaaaaaat TGTATCAAATTGGAGATGGAAAATAGTGGTGAAAGTGGTGACGATGGAGGACCTTTAGGTCCGACTGCGTTTCTTGGAGGAGGTGGTGTTTCTGCATCGTATATCAGTGTACAGTCTGACGATATGGAAG atgatCCTGAAAATACAGATGATTCAAATCATGGGGCAAGTGATCCTTTGCAAGGAGCTGGAAGTGGCAGTGTTGGAGGGCCTCTTCGTGAACAAGATCGATTCCTTCCAATAGCAAATGTagcaaaaattatgaaaagagCAATACCAGAAGCGGGAAAAATAGCAAAAGATGCACGCGAATGTGTTCAAGAATGTGTATccgaatttatatcttttatcacATCAGAAGCAAGTGATCGATGTCATatggaaaaacgaaaaactATTAATGGTGAAGATATTCTATTTGCTATGACAACTCTTGGTTTTGACAATTATGTAGAACCACTAAAAGTATATCTACAAAAATATAGAGAAGCAACAAAAGGAGACAATCCAGGTAATGTTCCAACAACAGGCAATGGAAAAACTGAACCACAAGGAACTATATACGAAGATCAATTATTTGCTATTGCTGCAACTGCATCTAGTGCTACCACTTCTGATACACCTGTTATATATAGTTACACTTCCACTGATCAAATGCAATTTCAACTTTCTTGA
- the LOC107999313 gene encoding ubiquinone biosynthesis protein COQ9, mitochondrial, with the protein MAMSSILLMRKGLSVNGFRSLWTYRVLFNDQVKNDTQKSNQKYKNNESEEEYEKNIKLKILEASLKYVHDLGWSQKAISAGAESIGYPGIIHGLFPNRGADLVQYFYLTCNKELNKILKEQALANQESPKETKTLLLEARNAVETRLRMVIPYKKIWPQALALMSLPPNVPMSLANLLTLVDDICYYAGDRSVDINWYTRRIVLAGIYKTTELYMIQDNSEDHQKTWHFLDRRIKDATQIQMILTTTSDMALPDQALNRATEAATAAFVTARNILGLNWNR; encoded by the exons ATGGCCATGTCTAGCATTTTATTAATGCGTAAAGGTCTTTCAGTAAATG gTTTTAGAAGTTTATGGACTTATAGAGTTTTATTCAATGATCAAGTTAAAAATGATACACAAAAATCaaatcagaaatataaaaataacgaaagtgAAGAAGAAtacgagaaaaatatcaaattaaaaattcttgaggcatctttaaaatatgttcATGATCTAGGATGGAGTCAGAAAGCCATCAGTGCtg GTGCTGAGTCTATTGGCTATCCTGGGATAATTCATGGATTATTTCCTAATCGAGGAGCAGATTTGGTTCAGTATTTCTACTTAACATGCAACAAAGAGTTGAATAAGATCCTTAAAGAGCAAGCTCTTGCAAATCAAGAAAGTcctaaagaaacaaaaacacTACTATTAGAAGCACGTAATGCTGTTGAGACAAGGCTTAGAATGGTGattccttataaaaaaatatggccACAAGCTTTAGCTCTCATGTCTCTTCCACCTAATGTACCAATGTCATTAGCTAATTTACTTACTTTAGTAGATGATATTTGCTATTATGCCGGTGATAGATCAGTTGat ATAAACTGGTATACTAGAAGAATAGTATTAGCaggtatttataaaactacaGAATTGTACATGATACAAGATAATAGTGAAGATCATCAAAAAACTTGGCATTTTTTGGATAGACGAATTAAAGATGCTACACAAATTCAAATGATTCTAACAACAACTTCTGATATGGCTTTACCAGATCAAGCCTTAAATCGTGCTACTGAAGCTGCAACTGCTGCTTTTGTTACa gCACGCAATATACTTGGACTGAATTGGAAtaggtag